Below is a window of Epinephelus fuscoguttatus linkage group LG12, E.fuscoguttatus.final_Chr_v1 DNA.
gcagagaatAGGCATGAATTTACTACTGACTGGTTATCTTCTGATTAAATTCTGCAGCCTCGGACTTCCTATCTCTGACACTCCACTTGAGTCACAAATTGTCTAAAAGCAGATTTGATTTGTTTGgttaaatagaaaaataaaacaagcctGTTCACTGTAGTTTcacattatgtttttaaatacatatatCTAATCATGTAATTTTAATAACTGAATAACTCTAAAGTACAGTAGACAGCGCAGGCCTGTGATTGATGGAAGAGTGAGGGGGAATAGCAGAGCAGATATAAGACTATAACTAGGCCACAGCGGAGTGTGGTACATGTTTAGTAGGCGTGGTTAGCCACATAAAGGGATTTTCCTGCAGCAGCACCACTCCCGCTGGACTCGTACTTGCCGAGGGCGGCCAGACCGTTTGcctgaaagagagacaaaaaaaatgtaactataCTGAACGAAGgagctttgttttattttactcttgTCTGATGTCTGTTTGCAGTTTTGTCTGACCTCAGCACGCTTGATGAACTCCTCGGTGGCGGCCTTCTCGTTGCTCAGCTCTCCTCTCCATGCGCTAAGGGCAGAGGCCTGCAGGGCGCGGCCGTAGGAGAAGGTCAGGGCCCAGGGCTTGGCGAGCGGGCAGTTGTTAATGGCGTTAAGGTTAATGCTGGCCTCTTCTTCAGACTGGCCACCTGACAAGAATGTCACTCCTGAGAAAGAATGGACACAAGCAAAGACACATATTATTcatctgtttaaaaatgattttatacAACATGTAAGCCAATGATGCTCAACTTGAGGGCCCACGGGTCAAACCTGGTGACTTTGacttctaattcacaatgaagcaaaagtgcataaaaaaagagcttgtttacaaaaaaaagtgtcaggGCAGATTTTCCCAGACCCCCTAACAGAAGTCCCAGCTAAGACCTGAATGTCATCAAATCCTACAGCCGCCCCTGCATGCCTCTCTTTcctcttggcaaagatgagtgTGGACAGCAAACATCGAAAGGTTGAAAACAGACATTTCATTTAATGTATGTTctgataaatataaaaaatgtctgCTTATTAAGTGTCTCCTGACGTCCTGTCATTTGTCAAGTGGCCCCTGAAAATGCCAGTAGAGAATCCTCAATTTAAGCCTTGTAACTCTTTCAATAAAAGTGATCTGGCTTTCTTAATATCTGAGGATGGGAATAATTAACAATGCCTTAATGCCTTATTTTATGGGCCCTAAAATCCTTAACAATGTCCTACTAATTTATTATGTAGATTTCTAGAAAGTACTGCACTGTAATTTGGCAATAAttatatgtataaaaaaagaGGCAGCATTTAAATGGTACACTTTCAATCAATTAATTCCAATTAAATGCTAAGCCAACAAGGTCAGGTCgattaaatacacaaaaatatagatttttttctggcaagcagcaataaatgaatgacaaataaatatttactttaattaaatGAGGCATGTGCTTCtaggaaattatttttaaaaagaaccaCTGCTTTTAAACTTGCAGCTAACTAAATATTAACCAAAATAGCACTTATGGtacttttaaaagtaaaaagtatttacacaatatatttaattacattattaaatatattaaattaattacatATTAGTGATAACAGTAGCTTTCAGGTAATATTTCAAGGTATATATTCCTTTAATAATACACAGGTATCAAATGATTCCCTGTAAATTAGCTGTAGTTTCTTAGATTGATCTGTGTCTGACCTGTGACGGCAGGAGGCACAGTGCGGCGCAGGGCAGTGACGGTAGCCATGGCGATTTCCTCGCTGCTGTACTTGTGGGGGCAGGAGTGTCCAGCTGTGACCATGTTGGGTTTCAGCAGTGTTCCCTCCAGGTACACGTGGTGGTCTGACAGAGCCTTGTACACTGCAGCTAGGACCTAACggcacagacagagacacgTGAGAGCACTGTTGCTAACATGTTGTTAAATGAAAACTTTACAGAATGTATACAGTGGTTAGTGTTGTACATAGTCATCAGGAGGTTACCTTCTCAGAGACGTACTGGCAACGCTTCAGGTCATGGTCTCCATCAGGAAGGATCTCAGGCTCCACAATAGGAACAATGCCATTCTAAGAGACATTACAAAGCATAAGTTTAAAGGCAAACTCTCATATTCTTCCCTAAATCACAAATCAATGCTGATGTTTTCAAAATCAACACTGAACTGTGATTCTTAGAGTGAGAATAACATCTTTAACCTAACTAACTAACATCCTCACACCAACCTGCTGGCAGATGCTGGCATATCGGGCCAGGACATTAGCATTCTCAAAGATGGCCAGTTCAGACGGGGTGGTGTCGCTGATCTTCAGCACGCAGCGCCACTTGGCGAAGTCTGCGCCGTCCTTCTTGTACTGTGCGCAGCGCTCAGACAGCCCATCCAAACCTACACTccaacacatacacagaacCATCCATTACAAACACGGGGGGGTGAGTGTAATATTTGTGATGCTTTGAGAGTGTTTATGTTCCTAATCCGTACCCTGAGTGGTGGTCTCTCCATTTGTTCCAGCGAGAGGCACAACACCTTTGTCCACCTGCAGAAAGGGAAGCAGGAAGCAGATATTCTTGGTTTTCTGTATCATGTAGCGCATTTGAAACAAAATCCTGCTGAATTTCGCTGCCTCAACTAAACACAACTTTCCTGAGCGTATGTCCTGAATGATCTTTCACCCAGTTTTTCCTCTAAACCTGATCTGCTGTTTTGGGTGGGTGTCTGTATGTGTCTAAACAAGCTGACAACCAGTCTGTGTTTCATACACAGTGTAGGAGCCTCTCTAGTTTTACCAGCCAAACAAATGATAGCTGTGCTTCTGCCTGCTGACCTGAAATACTTGGCCGTAATATAATATCAACACAGAGGCTGTGGGGACATTCGGAGGCAAAGAGCCACCAAATAAGGCAAGAGTCAGGAGACTGAGATGAAGCCCACTATTTCCAGATAAAATGACGTCTACTCAATAGGTTTAAATATCACTTAAATTGCTGACGACAACACAGAACATGGCGTACCTTGATCCCAACAACAATGCCACGGTCTTTGATGAGCTTGGCGAAGGGAGTGCCATCGTCTGTGTTCTGGTAGAGGGTTTCATGGAAGAAGATGACCCCTCCGATACAGCTGTCGATGCGCTGGTCGGCTGTGAAGAGCAGCTGGCGGTAACGACGCCTGTTCTCCTCTGTATTCTCAACCCCGATGGGGTTCAAACGTTTCGCCATACTTCCTgtagacaacacacacaaaggcattCAGTCATGACTTAAGTTAAGACAGACTTGGGTCAAATCCTATCCCTTATTTTTACCCCTACCCCTTGTATTCAAGTGCCCCTTTGCCCTCTGGAAGACTGTTAAAAAGAGAAGTGGTTGAAAACTTCCCCTGTGGAATGAGACCCTGATTTACCATCAGTATAGTCATAATCATTGATGGTGTTAATGTACACAAATGCAACTATGGCAATAATGGTATTATCACAACGACATTTATCTGATGGAGACAGCAAAGCATGGACACCAGCAATTCCTTTTATAACTTTACATGTTTCAtgctatcaatcaatcaagttGTCAAGaaagcaaaccaaaaaaaaatcaaacaaacaaaaacaacaacactgtttCACTCACAGTGCtctgtaggctaatgttagcaacctGTGCTCAACCTGTGTCACAACATTTCATTATAAATAAAGTGAGTTGCAGAGATGCCTcagcctacaaatcatattccagacgTAAGGTAACATGTTTGTTTGGTACAGACTGCAGCAGAAATCACTTCGCCATCATATTTATATCttaagtgaaaatgaaatgcaaaatttACCATTCCCACTAAAATACTGTCACAAATCTGTATATCTATCCATTGCATAGTGTGCAGCCCTATGCTGGACTCTAGTTAAATTTTGGGCATCATATGCCATCAAATGGGGGAATGTGACATGGAAACGTCAAAATGTGAGactgtcatgcacaaatcagtgctagctagttagctactgAGACATCATTACTACTACATAGATACAAGGGTTAGGATTAGGGCCAGGTAGCACTGACAGAGGGGTGTGGGCTAAGAGGCGAGAGAAAGGGGTGTATTGTGATTGAGCCTTAATaaacagaggaagaaaagtattggtgattttgtgattttaatATTGGTAATATTGTTTCTCTGGCATGTAGAACTTCACAGGAAAGATATGAGTGACGTTATATTTttgcaaccacacacacagacatgcatacCGGTGGATTCATCGGCTGCGAGGATGCCTTTTCCTGGAGCTACTATCCTTTGGGCGATCTCCTGCAGCTCCTTCTTCTGCTCAGCAGTCAGTGCGGGATACTGGTGAGTCATGGTggctgaaagagagagaaagccaTTAGGAGGTCGCATTGTTTCACGGTATGTTGATTTGGTCGACTGCCCAGCACTGGCCTCTTTCATGTGCCCCTCTATTGTCTACAACATGGCTACCTCGCTGCAGCACTAAGCTCTTCTCACTGAGGGTAGGAGGATGAATCTGACAAAATTCCTACAAGATGGCACCTCAAGTCACACAATCCTTGGACCcagcgtgtgtgtgagatgtgATAAAACTAGTGACTATGAGCAGAAGATGTGCTTCTTGCCTCCTTAGAGAAAATAAGAGCCAGAAATAAATAGACAGGAACTGTCTGTGTTGAGAAAAAGATTATTTCTTATATGTTGCCTGGCCACAttggtggcagcagcagcgcTGTCACGACGTGTGAACATGCACGCACACGCTTCAAACCAGATTATTATGTCCCCTATTCCCTTCATCGCTCTGCCGTAAATAAGCAGTTACATAACCCCTCCCCTCCCCACCCCACTGGTAGCacagaagacagagagggagcgaTTATGTAATGCAGCTCCTATATATTTTGCTGCCAGTCCCCATTATAGCCACAGGACTGGATGCAACACGGCTTGTTTCACTCTCCTcagcaacacagcaacaacTCAGCCTTTTCTTTGCCTTCAAACCTCCTGCTGCGATCACTGAGGCTTACTACTGGACACATACAAGATGACCACGCATGGGATTTGTAAATTCCAGTTTTCCCTCATCACTAAAACGCATCACTCCCACTAATGCAGGCTGTACTAGAGAACATGCTGTGACTTTCCTCTCTGGTCGACTGCTCCAGTTGCCAAGACACGCCCAGCAAATGGCATCACACGTTATAGCTCTGTTCAGCATCACAAGTGCACCAGTATGGGCCACGATATTGGATCAGCTATAGATTTATCTGCTTGATGGGTTGAAGCTCCTCATTTAGCGACCAATATCTGAGGATAAATAGTATTTTGTcaccacagagagagaaatcttAGTGTGAGACACTAGATTTACAATTTAAAGCACATTAACTGGATCATGtaacacaaaaatatataacagGAGTGTTAGCGTAGCTCAACATAAACTGACCACTGGATTCCCAACTGAGGCTGCTTTGCTGTGGTAGGACACTAGCTGACATTCCCGGTATCCCTTGTGCTAATCCTCAGCTTAAAGCTATGAGATAACAACCTTCAGagagcacatacacacaggcctcTCAAAGAAAACAGAGTGCAGATACCACGACACAAAAGTCAAGCACGGCTGACTGCTGATAGTTAAATTCTACACGCAGGTGAAATAAAAGAGGCCAGGCCGGCAGGGAATAAGGTGTCCTCCGAGGGGAACACTTTGACCAAAAGACGTTCATGCAGATCTCTCCAGTGAATAAATGAGGTTATCCATACTTGATAAAGGCCAAGCCAAGAGCAAAAGCATGAAGTGTGGGGCTTCAGTATGTTTATATTTGCACAGCCCTGCTCCACTGTTAGCCAGACAAAACTCATGCTCAGCAAATACCTGCTATCTTTTGTGAAGCACCTGCGTGTCTCAACAATACATTTTCACTAGTGTAGTGTCTGGTTGGGTTTCTGCTGAGGAAACATTGCAGAATACTTTGAAAGGCGACatgaaatgtacattttgtGCAATATTCAAACACAAAGCAAAGTTACCAAATACGTGAGCTTATGAAACAACgttcaaagacaaaaatattcTTTTCAATAGGAAATACGGAGCTCAGTGACACAATGACGCCTGGAAATGTTTCTGGTCACACATCTTTTATACTGGCTGAAAGCTTAAGAAGAGGACCTTGAAGGAGAATGCCCTGCTGCCAACACGTGACCTGTCTCTGATA
It encodes the following:
- the aldocb gene encoding fructose-bisphosphate aldolase C-B, which gives rise to MTHQYPALTAEQKKELQEIAQRIVAPGKGILAADESTGSMAKRLNPIGVENTEENRRRYRQLLFTADQRIDSCIGGVIFFHETLYQNTDDGTPFAKLIKDRGIVVGIKVDKGVVPLAGTNGETTTQGLDGLSERCAQYKKDGADFAKWRCVLKISDTTPSELAIFENANVLARYASICQQNGIVPIVEPEILPDGDHDLKRCQYVSEKVLAAVYKALSDHHVYLEGTLLKPNMVTAGHSCPHKYSSEEIAMATVTALRRTVPPAVTGVTFLSGGQSEEEASINLNAINNCPLAKPWALTFSYGRALQASALSAWRGELSNEKAATEEFIKRAEANGLAALGKYESSGSGAAAGKSLYVANHAY